One Primulina huaijiensis isolate GDHJ02 chromosome 5, ASM1229523v2, whole genome shotgun sequence DNA segment encodes these proteins:
- the LOC140977494 gene encoding uncharacterized protein At2g34160-like: MEGITEGVNKMKIAEFQKKNRIQVSNTKKPLFFYVNLTKRYLQQHDEVELSALGMAISTVVSIAEILKNNGFVTEKKIMTSTVEIKDDGSRGRPIQKAKIEIVLGKTANFDELMAAAVRDGGENGNGEE, encoded by the exons ATGgagggaataacagaaggagtGAACAAGATGAAAATAGCCGAATTTCAAAAGAAGAACCGGATTCAAGTCTCCAATACCAAGAAACCTCTTTTCTTTTACGTTAATCTCACCAAG AGATACTTGCAACAGCACGATGAAGTGGAGCTTTCGGCACTTGGCATGG CAATTTCAACAGTTGTTTCCATAGCTGAAATTCTGAAGAATAATGGATTTGTCACTGAAAAGA AAATCATGACATCCACTGTGGAGATAAAGGATGATGGTTCAAGGGGGCGGCCCATTCAAAAAGCCAAG ATTGAAATAGTGCTTGGTAAAACTGCAAATTTTGATGAATTAATGGCTGCTGCAGTGCGAGATGGCGGAGAGAATGGAAATGGTGAAGAGTAG